A region of Spodoptera frugiperda isolate SF20-4 chromosome 26, AGI-APGP_CSIRO_Sfru_2.0, whole genome shotgun sequence DNA encodes the following proteins:
- the LOC126912506 gene encoding centrosomal protein of 112 kDa-like — protein MEIEREIQSLQKHEKRVRAETHSNIDALRQYETQKRIEIENEIQRLREDEERVRAEANSNIATLLQAKSDAQQSITQLEKYYAETKQVHEADIEDLTRQEAKERAIIEENIKALQDDLASRQEEFEIIMDSLQQEEDRTRGEIEAEIEKLDDAETNRREEHNKIIDDLKRDFLEKKSQVESEIRRISEIEAQTKENIERHIQAMEAILAGTRKR, from the coding sequence ATGGAAATAGAAAGAGAGATACAAAGCCTCCAAAAACACGAGAAGAGAGTACGTGCTGAGACACATAGCAATATCGATGCACTACGACAATATGAAACGCAAAAAAGAATAGAAATTGAAAACGAGATACAGAGACTCCGAGAAGATGAAGAGAGAGTACGCGCCGAGGCCAACAGTAACATCGCTACACTGCTGCAAGCTAAATCTGATGCCCAACAGAGTATAACTCAactggaaaaatattatgctgagaCAAAACAAGTACACGAAGCAGATATTGAGGACTTGACACGACAAGAAGCTAAGGAAAGAGCTATTATTGAGGAGAATATTAAAGCGTTGCAAGATGACTTGGCTTCGAGACAAGAAGAGTTTGAAATTATCATGGACTCTCTGCAACAAGAAGAGGACCGAACAAGGGGAGAAATCGAAGCTGAAATTGAAAAACTGGACGATGCTGAGACCAACAGGAGAGaagaacacaataaaattattgatgatCTAAAGCgtgattttcttgaaaaaaaatctcaagTAGAGTCTGAAATTCGAAGGATAAGTGAAATTGAAGCTcagacaaaagaaaatatagagAGACACATACAAGCTATGGAAGCTATACTAGCTGGTACCAGAAAGAGGTAG